Proteins encoded together in one Papio anubis isolate 15944 chromosome 3, Panubis1.0, whole genome shotgun sequence window:
- the HTN1 gene encoding LOW QUALITY PROTEIN: histatin-1 (The sequence of the model RefSeq protein was modified relative to this genomic sequence to represent the inferred CDS: substituted 1 base at 1 genomic stop codon) codes for MKFLVFALILALMVSMTRADSHKGKHHGHRRKFHEKHHSHXEFPSYGGYRSNYLYYN; via the exons ATGAAGTTTCTTGTCTTTGCTTTAATCTTGGCTCTCATGGTTTCCATGACT agagCTGATTCACATAAAGGG aAACATCATGGGCACAGAAGAAAATTCCAT GAAAAGCATCATTCACATTGAGAATTTCCATCATATGGAGGCTACAGATCAAATTATCTGTATTACAATTGA
- the LOC103884417 gene encoding histatin-1 produces the protein MKFLVFALILALMVSMTRADSHEERHHGRHGHHGYGRKFHEKHHSHRGYRSNYLYGN, from the exons ATGAAGTTTCTTGTCTTTGCTTTAATCTTGGCTCTCATGGTTTCCATGACT agaGCTGATTCACATGAAGAG agACATCATGGACGTCATGGGCACCATGGGTATGGAAGAAAATTCCAT GAAAAGCATCATTCACACCGAGGCTATAGATCAAATTATCTGTATGGCAACTGA